The Pseudomonas sp. FP2309 genome has a window encoding:
- a CDS encoding glycosyltransferase family 39 protein, whose translation MDHRSRFRLESLGIFVFALLLFTLGIWDQQPQGFDGRWALFLQEMFRHGASFFPTTYGQPYADYPGTATFFSLVFARLFGAPNHLANVLPTALASAGVVALIYRLLVASNRQWALLTVLLTLLTTQLLEKSRSVCLDQMVALLCIASFYLLHSGGRWRQLAVFPLFVLGFAIRGPLGLIEVCGVACVYWALGRPGERLKQVLVHGIAGLVLLGACWWVLVKLARISGGDAFADEVFRMQVGGRLDETGEPFYFYFQLSLYRYFPVVPLALATLIALRHRWAERGDETVQLVVRLGACGLMILLGLSVPHFKRAYYILPMVPMFAAVAAYGLLQAQGWLVGVRRCYEGLVAALPALCAVVVFVCRHSWQKHGYWPDVSLPLLTSALVVLQVAALLAWRRTARLVWLSLIALAAQWLLLVTVIEPAKDLQFDTRAFVRQVEALRHAQPGPLVFINLGRDTWAVRYMMNLDHDEQPVFIGSHELERLGTVPRPAWVIMSRKEGALLHGTAMESLAPAFEGRLNDNPLWVFLLK comes from the coding sequence ATGGATCACCGCAGCCGTTTTCGCCTGGAGTCCCTGGGCATCTTTGTGTTTGCCTTGCTGCTGTTCACCTTGGGGATCTGGGATCAACAACCCCAAGGGTTTGACGGACGCTGGGCGTTGTTCCTGCAAGAAATGTTTCGCCATGGCGCGAGTTTTTTCCCGACAACCTACGGCCAGCCTTACGCGGATTACCCTGGCACGGCGACCTTCTTCAGCTTGGTGTTTGCCCGCCTGTTTGGCGCGCCCAATCACCTGGCGAACGTGCTGCCCACCGCGTTGGCGTCTGCCGGGGTGGTGGCGCTGATCTATCGCTTGCTGGTCGCGTCGAACCGGCAGTGGGCGTTGCTCACGGTGTTGCTGACCTTGCTCACCACCCAACTGCTGGAGAAGTCCCGCTCGGTATGCCTGGACCAGATGGTGGCGCTGCTCTGTATCGCCAGCTTCTATCTGCTGCACAGCGGCGGGCGCTGGCGGCAGCTTGCGGTGTTCCCGTTGTTCGTCCTGGGTTTTGCGATACGCGGGCCATTGGGGCTGATCGAGGTGTGCGGTGTGGCCTGCGTGTATTGGGCGTTGGGCAGGCCTGGGGAGCGACTCAAACAGGTGTTGGTCCACGGCATCGCTGGCTTGGTGTTGCTGGGCGCCTGTTGGTGGGTGCTGGTGAAACTGGCGCGTATCAGCGGTGGCGATGCATTCGCCGATGAGGTGTTCAGGATGCAAGTGGGCGGGCGCCTGGACGAAACCGGCGAGCCGTTTTATTTCTATTTTCAGTTGAGCTTGTACCGCTATTTCCCGGTGGTGCCATTGGCGCTGGCCACCTTGATCGCCTTGCGTCATCGCTGGGCTGAACGCGGTGACGAGACCGTGCAGTTGGTGGTGCGTCTCGGCGCCTGCGGCTTGATGATCTTGCTTGGCTTGTCGGTGCCGCACTTCAAGCGGGCTTATTACATCTTGCCCATGGTGCCGATGTTTGCGGCTGTCGCCGCCTATGGGCTGCTCCAGGCGCAAGGCTGGCTCGTTGGCGTGCGCCGCTGCTACGAAGGCCTTGTCGCGGCGCTGCCGGCGTTGTGTGCGGTTGTAGTCTTTGTCTGTCGGCACAGCTGGCAAAAGCACGGTTACTGGCCAGACGTTTCGTTGCCGTTATTGACGAGTGCGCTGGTGGTGTTGCAAGTGGCGGCGTTGCTCGCCTGGCGGCGGACGGCGCGGTTGGTGTGGCTGAGCCTGATCGCCTTGGCGGCGCAGTGGCTGCTGCTGGTGACAGTGATCGAGCCGGCCAAGGATCTGCAGTTCGATACCCGCGCGTTTGTCCGGCAGGTGGAAGCGTTGCGTCATGCGCAGCCGGGGCCCTTGGTGTTTATCAATCTGGGCCGCGATACCTGGGCGGTGCGCTACATGATGAACCTGGACCACGATGAGCAGCCGGTGTTTATCGGCAGTCACGAGCTTGAGCGGTTAGGCACAGTGCCGCGACCCGCCTGGGTAATTATGTCGCGCAAGGAGGGTGCGTTGCTGCACGGCACTGCGATGGAGTCGCTGGCACCTGCGTTCGAGGGGCGCTTGAACGACAACCCGTTGTGGGTGTTTTTACTCAAGTAG
- a CDS encoding oxidative damage protection protein yields the protein MTRTVMCRKYKEELPALERPPYPGAKGQDIYDHVSAKAWGDWLKHQTLLINEKRLNMMNAEDRKYLAGEMDKFFSGEDYAKADGYVPPAQ from the coding sequence ATGACCCGCACCGTAATGTGCCGCAAGTACAAAGAAGAACTGCCAGCCCTGGAACGCCCTCCGTACCCGGGCGCCAAGGGCCAGGACATTTACGACCACGTCTCCGCCAAAGCCTGGGGCGACTGGCTGAAACACCAGACCCTGCTGATCAACGAAAAGCGCCTGAACATGATGAACGCCGAAGACCGTAAATACCTGGCGGGCGAAATGGACAAGTTCTTTTCCGGCGAGGATTACGCCAAGGCCGACGGCTATGTTCCACCTGCTCAATAA
- the mutY gene encoding A/G-specific adenine glycosylase encodes MRNEQFSQAVLNWYDRHGRHDLPWQQGITPYRVWVSEIMLQQTQVSTVLNYFDRFMASLPTVEALAAAPEDEVLHLWTGLGYYTRARNLQKTAKIVMAEYGGEFPRDVEKLTELPGIGLSTAGAIASLSMGLRAPILDGNVKRVLARFTAQEGYPGEPKVAKQLWATAERFTPHDRVNAYTQAMMDMGATLCTRSKPSCLLCPLEKGCEAHMLGLETRYPIPKPRKTIPQKRTLMPMLANAEGAILLYRRPSTGLWGGLWSLPELDDLQDLEHLANQHALELGKQQELPGLVHTFSHFQLAIEPWLVQVEESAHHVAEADWLWYNLATPPRLGLAAPVKKLLKRAADVLNAGVSS; translated from the coding sequence ATGAGAAACGAGCAGTTTTCGCAGGCGGTACTCAATTGGTACGACCGCCATGGCCGTCATGACCTGCCCTGGCAACAGGGCATTACGCCCTACCGGGTGTGGGTCTCGGAAATCATGCTGCAACAGACTCAGGTGAGCACCGTACTCAATTACTTCGACCGTTTCATGGCCTCCCTGCCGACGGTCGAAGCCCTGGCCGCCGCGCCGGAAGACGAAGTGCTGCACCTGTGGACCGGGCTGGGTTACTACACCCGGGCGCGCAATCTGCAAAAGACTGCAAAGATCGTGATGGCCGAGTACGGCGGCGAGTTTCCCAGGGATGTCGAAAAGCTCACCGAGCTGCCCGGCATCGGCCTTTCCACCGCCGGCGCGATCGCCAGCCTGAGCATGGGCCTGCGCGCGCCGATTCTGGACGGCAACGTCAAACGCGTACTGGCACGCTTTACCGCGCAAGAGGGTTACCCTGGCGAGCCCAAGGTGGCCAAACAGTTGTGGGCCACCGCCGAGCGCTTCACCCCCCATGACCGCGTCAACGCTTACACCCAGGCGATGATGGACATGGGCGCCACCCTCTGCACGCGCAGCAAACCCAGCTGCCTGCTGTGCCCGCTGGAAAAAGGCTGCGAAGCCCACATGCTCGGCCTGGAGACGCGCTACCCGATCCCCAAGCCGCGCAAGACCATCCCCCAGAAGCGCACGCTGATGCCGATGCTGGCCAACGCCGAAGGTGCGATTCTGCTTTACCGGCGCCCTTCCACCGGCCTGTGGGGCGGTTTGTGGAGCTTGCCGGAGCTCGACGATCTGCAAGACCTCGAACACCTGGCCAACCAGCACGCCCTTGAGCTGGGTAAACAGCAGGAACTGCCCGGCCTGGTCCACACCTTCAGCCACTTCCAGTTGGCCATCGAACCCTGGCTGGTACAGGTCGAGGAATCCGCCCATCACGTGGCCGAGGCCGACTGGCTCTGGTATAACCTCGCCACCCCGCCGCGCCTGGGCCTTGCCGCCCCGGTCAAGAAACTGCTCAAGCGCGCGGCCGATGTATTGAATGCAGGAGTGTCGTCATGA
- a CDS encoding AsmA family protein → MKAFGKILGLVLLGLLLIIVALGFALTHLFDPNDYKEEIRQIARDKAHIELTLNGDIGWSLFPWLGLELHEASVATLTTPTQPFADLQMLGLSVRVLPLLRREVQMSDVRVEGLNLRLNRDKQGHGNWEDIGKNVPDATTGTPVQAPAEPVAETKPEKPAQPIRLDIDSLTVNNARIEYNDEQTGKQFSAESIQLSAGAIHEGASIPVKLTAFFGSNQPVMRVKTELNGSLRIERALKRYQFEDMRISGEATGEPLQGKTVTFSTQGQLLVDQAANIAEWTNMKLSANQLRALGELKVNDLDKTPQLSGALSIAQFDLAKFLDSVGNPLPPMAEGSLSKVELVSRLKGTPTSLTLEDLNLKLDGSTFTGRVAVDDFAKQALRVQLKGDSFNADNYLPAKSESAKGATAARQAEVQNSEAGAMAAGGTTPLPDAPTKGAWSTDKLLPLAHLRKLDIDADLAFDQLTLSKLPIQNAVLKASGVDGQLKLSTLSGGLYNGTFQANGTLDVRQDIPLLALQSRIKQVPVERILQAQGQTPPVKGQITLDSNLSGRGNSQKALIDSLNGTASFVINNGVLLNANLEQQLCTGIAMLNRKTLSGEQRGKDTPFQELKGNLTFRNGVANNPDLKVRIPGLAVNGNGDVDLRVLGMDYRVGIIVEGDQREVPDPACEVGANFRDIEVPLRCRGPLELGAKACRLDKDGLSQVAIKAAGNKLSDKLEEKLDKVNPQLKDALKGLFKR, encoded by the coding sequence ATGAAAGCGTTCGGCAAAATCCTGGGTCTGGTACTTCTCGGGCTGTTGCTGATCATTGTGGCTCTCGGCTTTGCCCTGACCCACCTCTTCGATCCCAACGACTACAAAGAAGAGATTCGCCAGATTGCCCGCGACAAGGCCCACATCGAGCTGACGCTCAATGGCGATATCGGCTGGAGCCTGTTCCCCTGGCTCGGCCTTGAACTGCACGAAGCCAGCGTGGCCACCCTGACCACGCCAACCCAACCCTTCGCCGATCTGCAAATGCTCGGTCTGTCGGTGCGGGTGCTGCCGCTGCTGCGCCGTGAAGTGCAGATGAGCGATGTGCGTGTCGAAGGCCTGAACCTGCGCCTGAACCGTGACAAGCAGGGCCACGGCAACTGGGAAGACATCGGCAAGAACGTGCCCGACGCAACGACCGGCACGCCTGTTCAGGCTCCGGCGGAACCGGTCGCTGAAACCAAGCCGGAAAAACCGGCCCAGCCCATCCGCCTGGATATCGACAGCCTGACGGTCAACAACGCCCGCATCGAATACAACGATGAGCAGACCGGCAAGCAGTTCAGCGCCGAGAGCATCCAACTGAGCGCTGGCGCCATCCACGAAGGTGCGAGCATTCCGGTCAAGCTCACCGCGTTTTTCGGCAGCAACCAACCGGTCATGCGCGTCAAAACCGAACTCAACGGCAGCCTGCGCATCGAGCGCGCCCTCAAGCGCTACCAGTTCGAAGACATGCGTATCAGCGGCGAAGCCACTGGCGAGCCGCTGCAAGGCAAGACCGTGACCTTCTCCACCCAGGGTCAACTGCTGGTCGACCAGGCCGCCAACATCGCCGAATGGACCAACATGAAGCTGTCGGCCAACCAACTGCGTGCGTTGGGCGAACTCAAGGTCAACGACCTGGACAAGACGCCACAACTGAGCGGTGCACTGTCCATCGCCCAGTTCGACCTGGCCAAGTTCCTCGATAGCGTCGGCAACCCACTGCCACCAATGGCCGAGGGCAGCCTGAGCAAGGTCGAACTGGTCAGCCGCCTCAAAGGCACGCCGACCAGCCTGACGCTGGAAGACCTGAACCTGAAACTCGATGGCAGCACCTTCACCGGTCGCGTCGCCGTGGACGATTTCGCCAAGCAGGCGCTGCGCGTGCAGCTCAAGGGCGACAGCTTCAACGCCGACAACTACCTGCCGGCCAAATCCGAATCCGCCAAGGGGGCCACCGCCGCCCGCCAGGCCGAAGTACAGAACAGCGAAGCCGGCGCCATGGCCGCCGGCGGCACCACGCCGCTCCCTGACGCACCGACCAAAGGCGCCTGGAGCACCGACAAACTGCTGCCGCTGGCCCACCTGCGCAAGCTGGATATCGACGCCGACCTGGCCTTCGACCAACTGACCTTAAGCAAATTGCCGATCCAGAATGCCGTGCTCAAAGCCTCTGGCGTTGACGGTCAACTCAAGCTCAGCACGCTGAGCGGCGGTCTCTACAACGGCACCTTCCAGGCCAACGGCACGCTGGATGTGCGCCAGGACATTCCGCTGCTGGCCCTGCAAAGCCGGATCAAGCAAGTACCGGTCGAGCGCATCCTGCAAGCCCAGGGGCAAACGCCGCCGGTCAAAGGCCAGATCACCCTCGACAGCAACCTCAGCGGTCGCGGCAACAGCCAGAAGGCGCTGATCGACAGCCTCAACGGCACCGCCAGCTTTGTGATCAACAACGGAGTGCTGCTCAACGCCAACCTTGAACAGCAACTGTGCACTGGCATCGCAATGCTCAATCGCAAGACCCTGAGCGGCGAACAGCGCGGCAAAGACACGCCGTTCCAAGAGCTGAAGGGCAACCTGACTTTCCGTAACGGCGTGGCCAACAACCCCGACTTGAAAGTGCGCATCCCTGGCCTGGCGGTCAACGGCAATGGCGACGTCGACCTGCGCGTGCTGGGCATGGACTACCGCGTAGGCATCATCGTCGAGGGCGACCAGCGCGAAGTGCCGGACCCGGCCTGCGAAGTAGGCGCCAATTTCCGCGACATCGAAGTGCCGCTGCGCTGCCGTGGCCCGCTGGAACTGGGCGCCAAGGCGTGCCGTCTGGATAAGGACGGCTTGAGCCAGGTGGCGATCAAGGCGGCCGGCAACAAGCTCAGCGACAAGCTGGAAGAGAAGCTCGACAAGGTGAATCCACAGCTCAAAGATGCTTTGAAAGGCCTGTTCAAACGATGA
- a CDS encoding OFA family MFS transporter, translating to MSTSTAAGSAAAQPAFLSKERIIAKPGFNRWLVPPAALAIHLCIGMAYGFSVFWLPLSKALGITKPVACAPDMSFIAQVFSSQCDWPISMLGWIYTLFFIFLGCSAAIWGGWLEHAGPRKAGVVSALCWCGGLLISALGIYTHQIWLMWIGSGVIGGIGLGLGYISPVSTLIKWFPDKRGMATGMAIMGFGGGAMVGAPLAAALMGHFASPTSVGVWQSFLVMAAIYFVFMIGGALSYRVPPTGWKPEGWTAPAKKASNAMITHRHVHVNVAWKTPQFRLVWLVLCLNVSAGIGILGMASPLLQEVFGGKLLGVDVPFGQLDAGQLASIAAIAAGFTGLLSLFNIGGRFFWASFSDYLGRKNTYFVFFALGFALYALIPNLGHLGNVALFVAAFCIILSMYGGGFATVPAYLADLFGTQMVGAIHGRLLTAWSAAGVLGPVLVNYLREYQLSIGVERAAAYDITLYILAGLLVLGFICNLLVRPVADKYFMSDAELAAEQALGHDKGADASTVLEWKASAGSKPLAIAAWLVVGIPLAWGVWVTLQKTAVLFR from the coding sequence ATGAGCACTAGTACTGCGGCCGGTTCAGCCGCCGCACAGCCTGCGTTCCTGTCCAAGGAACGCATTATCGCCAAGCCCGGCTTCAACCGCTGGCTGGTTCCACCGGCCGCGCTGGCCATTCACCTTTGCATCGGCATGGCCTACGGCTTCTCGGTGTTCTGGTTGCCGTTGTCCAAGGCGCTGGGTATCACCAAACCTGTGGCTTGCGCGCCGGACATGAGCTTCATCGCCCAAGTCTTCTCGTCCCAATGCGACTGGCCCATCTCCATGCTGGGCTGGATCTACACCCTCTTCTTTATCTTCCTGGGCTGCTCTGCAGCGATCTGGGGTGGCTGGCTGGAACATGCCGGGCCGCGTAAAGCCGGTGTCGTATCGGCCTTGTGCTGGTGCGGCGGCCTGCTGATTTCGGCATTGGGTATCTATACCCATCAGATCTGGCTGATGTGGATCGGCTCCGGCGTCATTGGCGGTATCGGCCTGGGCCTGGGCTATATCTCGCCTGTGTCGACCCTGATCAAGTGGTTCCCGGACAAGCGCGGCATGGCCACCGGCATGGCGATCATGGGCTTCGGCGGCGGCGCGATGGTGGGTGCACCGCTGGCTGCAGCGCTGATGGGCCACTTCGCTTCGCCAACGAGCGTGGGCGTTTGGCAGAGCTTCCTGGTAATGGCGGCGATCTACTTTGTGTTCATGATCGGCGGCGCATTGTCCTACCGCGTGCCACCGACCGGCTGGAAGCCAGAGGGCTGGACCGCGCCGGCGAAAAAAGCCAGCAACGCGATGATCACCCACCGCCACGTGCACGTGAACGTAGCGTGGAAAACGCCACAATTCCGCCTGGTGTGGCTGGTGTTGTGCCTGAACGTATCGGCCGGTATCGGCATCCTCGGCATGGCTTCGCCGCTGCTGCAGGAAGTGTTCGGCGGCAAGCTGCTGGGTGTGGATGTGCCGTTTGGCCAGTTGGATGCGGGGCAATTGGCATCGATCGCGGCCATCGCAGCGGGCTTCACCGGTCTGTTGAGCCTGTTCAACATCGGTGGTCGCTTCTTCTGGGCCTCGTTCTCCGACTACCTGGGCCGTAAAAACACCTACTTCGTGTTCTTCGCCCTGGGCTTTGCCCTGTATGCGCTGATCCCGAACCTGGGGCACCTGGGTAACGTCGCGCTGTTCGTGGCGGCGTTCTGCATCATCCTGTCGATGTACGGCGGTGGTTTCGCGACCGTTCCGGCATACCTCGCGGACCTGTTCGGCACCCAGATGGTCGGCGCGATCCACGGTCGCCTGCTGACCGCATGGTCGGCGGCGGGCGTGCTGGGCCCTGTGTTGGTTAACTACCTGCGTGAGTATCAGTTGAGCATCGGCGTTGAGCGCGCCGCGGCTTATGACATCACCTTGTACATCCTCGCCGGTCTGCTGGTGCTGGGCTTTATCTGCAACCTGCTGGTCCGTCCGGTGGCCGACAAGTACTTCATGAGCGACGCAGAACTGGCCGCCGAGCAGGCCCTGGGCCATGACAAAGGCGCGGATGCCAGCACCGTGCTGGAGTGGAAAGCCTCCGCCGGCAGCAAGCCTCTGGCGATTGCCGCCTGGCTGGTGGTGGGTATTCCGTTGGCGTGGGGTGTGTGGGTGACCCTGCAGAAGACGGCGGTACTGTTCCGCTAA
- the hisB gene encoding imidazoleglycerol-phosphate dehydratase HisB has product MAERKASVERDTLETQIKASINLDGTGKARFDIGVPFLEHMLDQIARHGLIDLDIVSKGDLHIDDHHTVEDVGITLGQAFAKAIGDKKGIRRYGHAYVPLDEALSRVVIDFSGRPGLQMHVPYTRATVGGFDVDLFQEFFQGFVNHALVSLHIDNLRGTNTHHQIETVFKAFGRALRMAVELDDRMAGQMPSTKGVL; this is encoded by the coding sequence ATGGCCGAACGTAAGGCGTCCGTCGAGCGCGACACTCTGGAAACCCAGATCAAAGCCTCGATCAACCTGGATGGCACCGGAAAGGCCCGATTTGATATCGGTGTACCTTTTCTTGAGCACATGCTGGACCAGATCGCCCGTCACGGGCTGATCGACCTGGATATCGTCAGCAAGGGCGACCTGCATATCGACGACCACCACACGGTGGAAGACGTAGGCATCACCCTGGGCCAGGCGTTTGCCAAGGCCATCGGCGACAAAAAAGGCATCCGTCGCTACGGCCATGCCTATGTCCCGTTGGACGAAGCGCTGTCGCGCGTGGTCATCGACTTCTCCGGCCGCCCAGGCCTGCAGATGCACGTGCCCTATACCCGCGCCACCGTCGGCGGCTTTGACGTTGACCTGTTCCAGGAATTTTTCCAGGGTTTCGTCAACCACGCACTCGTCAGCCTGCACATCGACAACCTGCGCGGTACCAATACCCACCACCAGATCGAAACCGTGTTCAAGGCCTTCGGTCGCGCGCTGCGCATGGCGGTGGAGCTGGATGACCGCATGGCCGGGCAAATGCCGTCGACCAAGGGCGTCCTGTAA
- the hisH gene encoding imidazole glycerol phosphate synthase subunit HisH: MQTVAVIDYGMGNLHSVAKALEHVGAGKVLITSDAKVIREADRVVFPGVGAIRDCMAEIRRLGFDSLVREVSQDRPFLGICVGMQALLDRSEENNGVDCIGLFPGQVKFFGKDLHEDGAHLKVPHMGWNQVSQTVDHPLWHDIPDMARFYFVHSYYIAAGNPRQVVGGGHYGVDFAAALADGSRFAVQFHPEKSHTHGLQLLQNFAAWDGRW; encoded by the coding sequence ATGCAGACGGTCGCGGTTATCGATTACGGCATGGGTAACCTGCACTCGGTGGCCAAGGCCCTCGAGCACGTGGGAGCCGGCAAGGTGCTGATCACCAGCGATGCCAAGGTGATCCGCGAAGCCGACCGCGTGGTATTCCCGGGTGTTGGCGCAATTCGCGATTGCATGGCCGAAATCCGCCGCCTGGGCTTTGACAGCCTGGTGCGCGAAGTCAGCCAGGACCGCCCGTTCCTCGGCATCTGCGTGGGCATGCAAGCCTTGCTCGATCGCAGTGAAGAGAACAACGGCGTCGACTGCATCGGTCTGTTCCCCGGTCAGGTGAAGTTCTTCGGCAAAGACCTGCACGAGGACGGCGCCCATCTCAAAGTGCCGCACATGGGCTGGAACCAAGTCAGCCAGACCGTGGACCACCCGTTGTGGCACGACATTCCGGACATGGCGCGTTTCTACTTCGTGCACAGCTACTACATCGCCGCCGGTAACCCGCGCCAGGTGGTGGGTGGCGGGCACTACGGCGTCGACTTCGCCGCAGCGCTGGCCGACGGTTCGCGCTTTGCCGTGCAGTTCCACCCGGAGAAGAGCCATACCCATGGCCTGCAATTGCTGCAGAACTTCGCCGCCTGGGACGGGCGCTGGTAA
- a CDS encoding DUF2164 domain-containing protein, protein MARKPKPPILSLTPEQESEATLKIKRFMEDRFELKLGSFEVAEILELFTHEVAPHYYNRAIFDTQTLLKERFESIESDLWSLEKP, encoded by the coding sequence ATGGCCCGCAAGCCGAAGCCGCCGATCTTGAGCCTCACGCCCGAGCAGGAGAGTGAGGCCACCCTCAAGATCAAGCGATTCATGGAAGATCGCTTCGAGCTCAAGCTGGGCTCGTTCGAGGTCGCCGAGATTCTCGAACTGTTCACCCACGAAGTGGCGCCGCATTATTACAACAGGGCGATTTTCGATACGCAGACGCTCCTTAAAGAAAGGTTCGAAAGCATCGAAAGCGACCTGTGGTCGCTTGAGAAACCCTGA
- the hisA gene encoding 1-(5-phosphoribosyl)-5-[(5-phosphoribosylamino)methylideneamino]imidazole-4-carboxamide isomerase — protein MLIIPAIDLKDGACVRLRQGRMEDSTVFSDDPVSMAAKWVEGGCRRLHLVDLNGAFEGQPVNGEVVTAIARRYPNLPIQIGGGIRSLETIEHYVKAGVSYVIIGTKAVKDPAFVAEACRAFPGKVIVGLDAKDGFVATDGWAEISTVQVIDLAKQFEADGVSAIVYTDIAKDGMMQGCNVPFTAALAAATRIPVIASGGIHNLGDIKSLLDAKAPGIIGAITGRAIYEGTLDVAEAQAYCDAYNG, from the coding sequence ATGCTGATTATCCCCGCTATCGATCTCAAGGACGGCGCCTGCGTACGTCTGCGCCAAGGCCGCATGGAAGATTCCACTGTGTTCTCCGATGACCCGGTGAGCATGGCTGCCAAATGGGTGGAAGGGGGCTGCCGTCGTCTGCACCTGGTGGACTTGAACGGCGCCTTTGAAGGCCAGCCGGTCAATGGCGAAGTGGTCACCGCGATCGCCAGGCGCTACCCGAACCTGCCGATCCAGATCGGTGGCGGTATCCGCTCCCTGGAAACCATCGAACATTACGTCAAGGCGGGCGTGAGCTACGTCATCATCGGCACCAAGGCCGTCAAAGACCCCGCCTTCGTCGCAGAAGCGTGCCGTGCGTTCCCCGGCAAAGTCATCGTCGGCCTGGACGCTAAAGATGGTTTCGTCGCCACCGATGGCTGGGCTGAAATCAGCACCGTACAGGTGATTGACCTGGCCAAGCAGTTCGAAGCCGATGGCGTGTCCGCGATCGTTTACACCGACATTGCCAAAGACGGCATGATGCAGGGCTGCAACGTGCCGTTCACCGCCGCACTGGCGGCCGCGACCAGGATCCCGGTGATCGCGTCCGGCGGTATTCACAACCTGGGCGACATCAAGTCGCTGCTGGACGCCAAGGCGCCAGGGATCATCGGCGCGATCACCGGCCGCGCGATCTACGAAGGGACCCTGGACGTCGCCGAGGCCCAGGCTTACTGCGATGCCTACAACGGCTGA
- the hisF gene encoding imidazole glycerol phosphate synthase subunit HisF has protein sequence MALAKRIIPCLDVDNGRVVKGVKFENIRDAGDPVEIARRYDEQGADEITFLDITASVDGRDTTLHTVERMASQVFIPLTVGGGVRTVQDIRNLLNAGADKVSINTAAVFNPEFVGEAAQHFGSQCIVVAIDAKKVSGPGETPRWEIFTHGGRKPTGLDAVEWAMKMEGLGAGEILLTSMDQDGMKNGFDLGVTRAISDALGIPVIASGGVGNLQHLADGVIEGHASAVLAASIFHFGEYTVPEAKAYMAARGIVVR, from the coding sequence ATGGCGCTGGCCAAACGCATCATCCCTTGCCTGGACGTCGACAACGGTCGCGTGGTCAAGGGCGTCAAGTTCGAGAACATTCGTGACGCCGGTGACCCGGTGGAAATCGCCCGTCGCTACGATGAACAAGGTGCCGACGAGATTACCTTTCTCGACATCACCGCCAGCGTCGACGGCCGCGACACCACGCTGCATACCGTCGAGCGCATGGCCAGCCAGGTGTTTATCCCGCTGACCGTGGGCGGTGGCGTGCGTACCGTGCAGGACATCCGCAACCTGCTCAACGCGGGCGCGGACAAAGTGTCGATCAACACCGCCGCGGTGTTCAACCCGGAGTTCGTCGGCGAAGCCGCGCAGCACTTCGGTTCGCAATGCATCGTGGTCGCCATCGACGCCAAGAAGGTCTCAGGCCCGGGCGAAACCCCGCGCTGGGAGATCTTCACCCATGGCGGTCGTAAACCCACCGGCCTGGATGCGGTGGAGTGGGCGATGAAGATGGAAGGCCTGGGCGCCGGGGAGATCCTGCTGACCAGCATGGACCAGGACGGCATGAAAAACGGCTTCGACCTGGGCGTCACCCGCGCCATCAGCGATGCACTGGGCATTCCGGTGATCGCCTCCGGCGGCGTGGGGAACCTGCAACATTTGGCCGACGGTGTGATCGAAGGCCACGCCAGCGCGGTGCTGGCGGCGAGCATTTTCCACTTTGGTGAATACACCGTTCCCGAGGCCAAGGCCTACATGGCGGCGCGCGGTATCGTGGTTCGTTAA
- a CDS encoding ABC transporter substrate-binding protein yields the protein MFKHLLLALASTFVLMVGTAHAEASSDDTLVLLTENFPPYNMAKNGKNFAKEENIEGIAVDIVRETFKRAGISYNLTLRFPWERIYKLALEKPGYGVFVMARLPEREALFKWVGPIGPDDWVLLAKADSKVQVADLEHARGFKIGAYKGDAIAQTLERQGLKPILALRDQDNAQKLVDGQIDLWATGDPAGRYLARQVGVTQLKTVLRFNSAQLYLALNKEVPDQVVARLQAALDQLRGEGVVNDIMARYL from the coding sequence ATGTTCAAACACCTGCTGCTCGCCCTTGCCAGTACCTTCGTGCTGATGGTCGGCACCGCCCACGCCGAAGCATCGTCCGACGACACCCTGGTGCTGCTGACGGAAAACTTCCCGCCTTACAACATGGCGAAAAACGGCAAGAACTTCGCCAAGGAAGAGAACATCGAAGGCATCGCCGTGGACATCGTGCGAGAAACCTTCAAGCGCGCCGGCATCTCCTACAACCTCACCCTGCGTTTTCCTTGGGAGCGCATCTACAAACTCGCCCTGGAGAAACCCGGCTACGGCGTATTCGTGATGGCGCGTCTGCCGGAACGCGAAGCGCTGTTCAAGTGGGTCGGCCCCATCGGCCCGGATGACTGGGTGCTGCTGGCCAAGGCCGACAGCAAGGTCCAGGTCGCCGACCTCGAGCACGCCCGCGGCTTCAAGATCGGTGCCTATAAAGGTGACGCCATTGCTCAAACCCTGGAGCGGCAGGGGCTCAAGCCGATCCTTGCGCTACGTGACCAGGACAACGCGCAAAAGCTTGTAGATGGCCAGATCGACCTGTGGGCCACCGGCGACCCGGCGGGCCGCTATCTGGCCCGCCAGGTCGGGGTGACCCAGCTAAAGACGGTCCTGCGCTTCAACAGTGCCCAGCTTTACCTGGCGCTGAACAAGGAGGTGCCGGACCAGGTAGTCGCCAGGCTCCAGGCGGCGCTCGACCAGTTACGGGGCGAGGGTGTCGTCAACGACATCATGGCGCGCTATCTCTAG